Proteins co-encoded in one Cetobacterium sp. ZOR0034 genomic window:
- the ulaG gene encoding L-ascorbate 6-phosphate lactonase, producing MSKISKITRESWILSTFPEWGTWLNEEIENENVVPGTVAMWWLGCTGLWIKTEGNTSLCIDLWVKTGKKSGKNPLMKHQHQHQRMIGCKALQPNLRNVPCVIDPFGIKEVDAILSTHDHGDHIDENVAAAVMQNCDSSVPFIGPQACVDLWVSWGVPEDRCIVVKPGDVVKIKDTEIIALDSFDRTELVTAPEGVILKDKMPQDMDKLAVNYLIKTPAGNIYHSGDSHYSNYYAKHGNDYKIDVALGSYGENPRGMTDKMTSVDMLRMAECLNTKVVIPIHHDIWTNFKADPKEILYLWNMRKDKLQYKFKPFLWEVGGKFTWPLDKDKLEYMYDRGFHDAFAIEPDLPFKSML from the coding sequence ATGTCAAAAATTAGTAAAATAACTAGAGAATCTTGGATATTAAGCACATTCCCAGAGTGGGGAACATGGTTAAATGAAGAAATTGAAAATGAAAATGTTGTACCAGGAACTGTTGCGATGTGGTGGCTTGGATGTACTGGTCTTTGGATAAAAACAGAAGGAAATACAAGTCTATGTATAGATCTTTGGGTAAAAACAGGAAAAAAATCGGGAAAGAATCCACTGATGAAGCATCAGCATCAGCATCAAAGAATGATTGGATGTAAAGCACTACAACCAAATTTAAGAAATGTACCTTGTGTTATAGATCCATTTGGAATAAAAGAGGTTGATGCAATTTTATCAACTCATGATCACGGAGATCATATTGATGAAAACGTAGCAGCAGCGGTTATGCAAAATTGTGATTCTTCAGTTCCGTTTATTGGTCCTCAAGCATGTGTTGATTTATGGGTTAGTTGGGGAGTTCCAGAAGATAGATGTATTGTAGTAAAACCGGGAGACGTAGTAAAAATTAAAGATACAGAGATTATTGCTTTAGATTCTTTTGATAGAACAGAGTTAGTTACAGCTCCAGAAGGAGTTATTTTAAAAGATAAAATGCCTCAAGATATGGATAAATTAGCTGTTAACTATTTGATAAAAACTCCAGCAGGAAATATATATCACAGCGGAGACTCTCATTACTCTAATTATTATGCAAAGCATGGGAATGATTATAAAATAGATGTTGCTTTAGGTTCTTATGGAGAAAATCCTAGAGGAATGACAGATAAGATGACATCTGTAGATATGTTAAGAATGGCGGAATGTTTAAATACAAAAGTAGTAATTCCAATTCATCATGATATTTGGACAAACTTTAAAGCTGATCCGAAAGAAATTTTATATCTATGGAATATGAGAAAAGATAAATTACAGTATAAATTCAAACCATTTTTATGGGAAGTTGGTGGAAAATTCACATGGCCACTAGATAAAGATAAACTAGAATATATGTACGACAGAGGCTTTCATGATGCTTTTGCAATAGAACCTGATTTACCATTTAAATCAATGCTTTAA
- a CDS encoding PTS ascorbate transporter subunit IIC, translated as MGVFTIFEFFVNNILTKPEFFVGILVFIGYLLLKKPFYQAFSGFIKATVGYMILNVGAGGLVSTFRPILAGLNDRFGLNAAVIDPYFGLNAVNSALESIGLTTSWTMIALLIGFSLNIVLVLFRKYTKIRTLFITGHIMVQQATTATWIIFYAFPQYRNATGAVMIGLFVGTYWAVATNLTVGATQRLTDGAGFVIGHQQMFAIWATDKIAPKIGDASKKLDDLKLPEWLSIFHDNIVATGTLMIIFFGTILGILGEDYMRIADARNFAPSLNFVTYIVSKSLFFSVYLAILMTGVRMFVSELTESFQGISNRILPGVMPAVDCAAAYGFGSTNAVLFGFIFGALGQFLAIAGLLIFKSPILIITGFVPVFFDNATIAIFAEKRGGVKAAMILPFISGILQVLLGGVAVALFKLQGFGGWHGNIDQSTLWVGQGFIMNNFGLIGYAVCIVGMLIIPIVQYRKVNNHELYFNNEVEIDEDEVLEASY; from the coding sequence ATGGGAGTGTTCACAATTTTTGAATTTTTCGTAAATAATATATTAACAAAACCTGAATTCTTTGTAGGAATTTTAGTTTTTATAGGTTATCTTTTATTGAAAAAACCATTTTATCAAGCTTTTTCTGGATTTATAAAAGCAACTGTAGGATATATGATATTAAACGTTGGAGCAGGTGGACTTGTATCAACATTTAGACCTATATTAGCAGGATTAAACGATAGATTTGGACTGAATGCAGCAGTAATTGATCCTTATTTCGGATTGAATGCAGTCAACAGTGCTTTAGAATCTATTGGACTTACAACCTCTTGGACGATGATAGCATTATTGATAGGGTTTAGTTTGAATATTGTACTTGTTTTATTTAGAAAATATACAAAAATAAGAACTCTTTTTATTACGGGGCATATTATGGTTCAGCAAGCTACTACAGCAACGTGGATAATCTTCTATGCTTTTCCTCAATATAGAAATGCAACTGGCGCAGTAATGATTGGTCTTTTTGTTGGAACATATTGGGCTGTTGCTACAAACTTAACTGTTGGAGCAACACAAAGACTAACAGATGGAGCAGGATTTGTAATAGGACATCAACAGATGTTTGCTATTTGGGCAACAGATAAAATAGCTCCCAAAATTGGAGATGCAAGTAAAAAATTAGATGATTTAAAATTGCCTGAATGGTTATCAATCTTCCATGATAATATTGTTGCAACAGGAACCTTAATGATTATATTCTTCGGAACTATTTTAGGAATACTTGGAGAAGACTATATGAGAATAGCAGATGCTAGAAATTTTGCACCGAGCTTAAATTTTGTTACATATATAGTGTCAAAATCATTATTCTTCTCTGTTTATCTAGCTATTTTAATGACAGGAGTAAGAATGTTTGTGAGTGAGCTAACTGAATCTTTCCAAGGTATTTCAAATAGGATCTTACCGGGAGTTATGCCTGCGGTGGATTGTGCAGCAGCTTATGGATTTGGATCTACAAATGCAGTATTGTTTGGATTTATATTTGGAGCATTAGGGCAATTCCTAGCAATTGCAGGGTTGCTAATATTTAAATCTCCAATTTTAATAATAACAGGATTTGTACCAGTATTCTTTGACAATGCTACAATAGCAATATTCGCTGAAAAAAGAGGAGGAGTTAAAGCTGCAATGATTTTACCTTTCATATCAGGAATACTTCAAGTTTTACTTGGAGGAGTAGCTGTAGCTTTATTTAAACTTCAAGGTTTTGGAGGATGGCACGGAAATATAGATCAAAGTACACTTTGGGTAGGACAAGGGTTTATAATGAACAATTTTGGTTTAATAGGCTATGCAGTTTGTATAGTTGGGATGTTAATAATACCAATAGTTCAGTATAGAAAAGTTAATAATCATGAGCTTTACTTTAATAACGAGGTAGAGATTGATGAAGATGAAGTTTTAGAAGCAAGTTATTAA
- a CDS encoding PTS sugar transporter subunit IIB gives MIKLLAVCGNGMGTSMMMKIKAKGILDKHKIQNSCENCSIGQAKAATSMYDIIIASTLLASQLNPSAKTKVIALKNILDVKEMEARILEILK, from the coding sequence ATGATAAAGTTATTAGCTGTTTGTGGAAATGGAATGGGAACAAGTATGATGATGAAGATAAAAGCTAAGGGAATACTAGATAAACATAAAATCCAAAATTCATGTGAGAATTGCAGTATAGGTCAAGCAAAAGCAGCAACATCTATGTATGATATCATTATTGCATCAACACTCTTAGCTTCACAACTAAATCCAAGTGCAAAAACAAAAGTAATTGCTTTAAAAAATATATTAGATGTAAAAGAGATGGAAGCAAGAATACTGGAAATTTTAAAATAA
- a CDS encoding PTS sugar transporter subunit IIA translates to MNLKSSLIENNSIAIGQSATSWKEAIKISTDLLVKSGAVEERYYDDIIKKTIEYGPYYIIMPEVAMPHARPESGVIKDSFSLVTLKEPVFFGEDVGYVSILITLAATSSDNHNEFGLVQVADLFEDEENILKIKNAKTKEEILKLI, encoded by the coding sequence ATGAATCTAAAAAGTTCTTTAATAGAAAATAATTCAATAGCAATTGGACAGTCAGCAACTTCGTGGAAAGAAGCAATTAAAATATCTACAGACTTACTTGTTAAATCTGGAGCTGTTGAGGAAAGATATTATGATGATATTATAAAAAAAACAATAGAATATGGTCCATACTATATAATTATGCCAGAGGTTGCAATGCCCCACGCAAGACCTGAATCAGGAGTGATAAAAGATAGTTTTAGTTTAGTTACTTTAAAGGAGCCTGTTTTCTTTGGTGAAGATGTAGGTTATGTAAGTATATTGATTACTCTAGCGGCAACGAGTTCAGATAATCATAATGAATTTGGATTAGTGCAAGTTGCAGATCTGTTTGAAGATGAAGAGAATATCTTAAAAATTAAAAATGCCAAAACAAAAGAAGAAATTTTAAAATTAATTTAA
- a CDS encoding 3-keto-L-gulonate-6-phosphate decarboxylase UlaD translates to MRPLLQVALDNNTLSDALKSISLLGDVVDVIEAGTILCLQEGMEAVRCLRALYPEKTILADTKCADAGGTVAKNCKVAGANWMTVICSATIPTMKAALKEIDDLQVELYGDWTYDHARQWKEAGLSQVVYHQSRDALLAGETWGQKDLEKVQKLIEMGFKVSVTGGLELDTLKLFKGMDIYCFIAGRSLRDAECPKKEAQRWQEEILKIWG, encoded by the coding sequence ATGAGACCATTATTACAAGTAGCTTTAGATAACAATACATTAAGTGATGCATTAAAATCAATAAGTCTTTTAGGGGATGTAGTTGATGTAATAGAGGCTGGAACTATTTTATGTTTGCAAGAAGGAATGGAAGCTGTTAGATGTTTAAGAGCTCTTTATCCTGAAAAAACTATTTTAGCAGATACTAAATGTGCAGATGCAGGTGGAACAGTTGCAAAAAATTGTAAAGTAGCTGGTGCAAATTGGATGACGGTTATATGCTCTGCAACAATTCCAACTATGAAAGCAGCGTTAAAAGAGATTGATGATTTACAAGTTGAATTATATGGAGATTGGACATATGATCATGCAAGACAGTGGAAAGAAGCTGGCTTATCTCAAGTTGTGTATCATCAAAGTAGAGATGCACTTTTAGCAGGAGAGACTTGGGGTCAAAAAGATTTAGAGAAAGTACAGAAATTAATAGAGATGGGATTCAAAGTTTCTGTAACAGGTGGATTAGAATTAGATACATTAAAACTATTTAAAGGAATGGATATTTATTGCTTTATAGCAGGAAGATCTTTAAGAGATGCTGAATGTCCTAAAAAAGAAGCTCAAAGATGGCAAGAAGAAATCTTAAAAATTTGGGGGTAG
- a CDS encoding L-ribulose-5-phosphate 3-epimerase, with protein MYNLDKFPLGIYEKALPKNIAWRERLEYAKNLGFDFVEISIDETDERLSRLDWSLEERKDFVNAILESGVRVPSMCFSGHRRFPLGSENSEIRKKSLELMKKAIQLAVDLGIRNIQMAGYDVYYEDGNEKTREFYIDGMKQSLKWAEQANVMLSIEIMDHPFMSSITKYLEFDKILNSPFLTVYPDVGNLSAWGNNIREEILKGKKKISAIHLKDTLAVTGSFPGKFKEVPFGDGCVDFIQFFKLLKEIDYSGPLLIEMWTEKSEDPLKEIQNAKRWIENKMKEGGFKC; from the coding sequence ATGTATAATTTAGATAAATTTCCTTTAGGAATATATGAAAAAGCTCTTCCCAAAAATATAGCTTGGAGAGAAAGATTGGAATATGCAAAAAATTTAGGTTTTGATTTTGTTGAAATTTCAATAGATGAAACAGATGAAAGATTGTCTAGATTAGATTGGTCTTTAGAAGAGAGAAAAGATTTTGTGAACGCTATTTTAGAAAGTGGAGTGAGAGTTCCATCAATGTGTTTTAGTGGCCATAGAAGATTTCCACTTGGTAGTGAAAATAGTGAAATTAGAAAAAAATCTTTAGAGCTTATGAAAAAAGCTATCCAACTAGCAGTTGATTTAGGAATTAGAAATATACAGATGGCAGGATATGATGTTTATTATGAAGATGGAAATGAAAAAACAAGAGAGTTTTATATAGATGGGATGAAACAATCTTTAAAATGGGCAGAGCAAGCCAACGTAATGTTATCAATTGAAATTATGGATCATCCATTTATGAGTTCGATAACTAAATATTTAGAGTTTGATAAGATTTTAAACTCTCCATTCTTAACAGTTTATCCAGATGTTGGAAATTTATCTGCATGGGGAAACAATATCAGAGAAGAGATTTTGAAAGGAAAAAAGAAAATAAGTGCAATTCATTTAAAAGATACTTTAGCTGTCACTGGGTCTTTTCCCGGAAAATTTAAAGAAGTTCCTTTTGGTGATGGATGTGTAGATTTTATACAATTCTTTAAACTTTTAAAAGAGATAGATTATAGCGGTCCATTATTAATAGAGATGTGGACAGAAAAATCAGAAGATCCATTAAAAGAAATTCAAAATGCAAAAAGATGGATAGAAAATAAAATGAAAGAAGGAGGATTCAAATGTTAG